One region of Erythrolamprus reginae isolate rEryReg1 chromosome 8, rEryReg1.hap1, whole genome shotgun sequence genomic DNA includes:
- the MED12 gene encoding LOW QUALITY PROTEIN: mediator of RNA polymerase II transcription subunit 12 (The sequence of the model RefSeq protein was modified relative to this genomic sequence to represent the inferred CDS: deleted 2 bases in 2 codons): MAAFGVLSYEHRPLKRPRLGPPDVYPQDPKQKEDELTALNVKQGFNNQPAVSGDEHGSAKNVNFNPAKISSNFSSIIAEKLRCNTLPDTGRRKPQVNQKDNFWPVTARSQSAINNWFNDLAGTKPLTHLAKKVPIFSKKEEIFSYLAKYAVPVMRAAWLIKMTCAYYAAITETKVKKRHVIDPFSEWTQIITKFLWEQLQKIADFHRQLLAQACGSPSSIMPQEVEHSVKQWDYNEKLAMFMFQDGMLDRHEFLTWVLECFEKIRPGEDELLKLLLPLLLQYSSEFVQSAYLSRRLAYFCTRRLAILLEASGGHPAHHLPSQAAPALPSTPTPQPAPGNPSASPFSDLLLCPQHRPVVFGLSCILQSIVLCCPSALVWHYSLTDSRIKTGSPLDHLPIAPSNLPMPGVNASFIQQVRARLRETEQQIKERGQAVEVRWSFDKCQEATAGFTISRVLHTLEVLDSHSFERSDFSNSLDSLYNRIFGGGPSKDSHEISPDDDAVVALLCEWAVSHKRSGRHRAMVVAKLLEKRQSEIEAERCGDSEVVDEKGSISSGSLSAMSAPVFQEVLMQFLDTQAPMLTDPSSEDERAEFFNLVLLFCELIRHDVFSPNMYMCALISRGDLAIDHGPRPASPFDDAAEDQHHDRKERDGGHGIKMEDASLSECHMDIDHNSSAIFDDMERMFSPSMHCESKASPSPEKLDPEKDRGSDGTLAALYDQPRHIQYCTHFPIPQEESSSHECNQRLVVLFGVGKQRDEARHAIKRIGKDILKVLNRKSTAETGWWGRGAGRKPLRPAEVLTPCLPWAGGEEGQKRKRSKPEAFPTAEDIFAKFQHLSHFDQHLVTSQVSRNVLEQITSFALGMSYHLPLVQHIQFIFDLMEYSLNISGLIDFAIQLLNELSVVEAELLLKSSDLVGSYTTSLCLCIVAVLRHYHSCLILNQDQMAQVFEGLCGVVKHGMNRSDGSSAERCILAYLYDLYTSCSHLKSKFGELFSDFCSKVKNTIYCNVEPSDSNMLWEPLFMIDTIENPSAHNFTYTNLGKSLADNPANRYSFVCNALMHVCVGHHDPDRVNDIAILCAELTGYCKLLSAEWLGVLKALCCSSNNGTCGFNDLLCNVDVSDLSFHDSLATFVAILIARQCLLLEDLIRCAAIPSLLNAACSEQDSEPGARLTCRILLHLFKTPQLNPCQQDSSKPSVGIRSSCDRHLLAASQNRIVDGAVFAVLKAVFVLGDAELKGSGFSHPGGVDDLLEDDKKPAGRMVSIETASLDVYAKYVLRSICQQEWVGERCLKSLCEDSNDLQDPVLSSTQAQRLMQLICYPHRLLDSEEGENPQRQRIKRILQNLDQWTMRQSLLELQLMIKQTASNQEMNSLLENIAKATIEVFQQSAETNGIVSLGSCPNLMPANPKAKPVLSSLERSGVWLVAPLIAKLPTSVQGYVLKAAGDELEKGQHLGSSSRKERDRQKQKSMTLLSQQPFLSLVLTCLKGQDEQREGLLTSLYSQVQQIVTNWREDQYQDDCKAKQLMHEALKLRLNLVGGMFDTVQRSTQQTTEWAVLLLDIISSGTVDMQSNNELFTTVLDMLSVLINGTLAADMSSISQGSMEENKRAYMNLVKKLRKELGDRQSESLEKVRQLLPLPKQTRDVITCEPQGSLIDTKGNKIAGFDSIFKKEGLQVSTKQKISPWDLFEGLKHSAPLSWGWFGTVRVDRKVSRFEEQQRLLLYHTHLKPKPRSYYLEPLPLPPEEEEPPTPVALEPEKKVAEPAKAEKGSAGTGGSAAEPKSKSKAKSKKRAQSASKNEEYPMNAVRGVSYGAGNDLLHHQPGSSMSRLAYVQPPVGLYAQNQPLPAGGPRLDTSYRPVRMPIGKLVPNRLPYAAVLPTGMGMLAMEPSYKTAVYRQQQPPPPVPGGQLLRQQLQAKLQSQGILGQPAVRQMPPTPAYGTGQPAQGYTSYGVPHLGLQQHPSQASPMVPATYSGQSYQNSHPSANPAFIDAVRSMQRPSGYVHQQAPAYGHALNAAQRFPHQPMQQPALMGSLSHLSTQGVPTGVRPSQLLPDQQQQQQQQQQQQQQQQYLRQQQQQQLLRQQQQQQAPPPQPQPQQPPPAPQQPPPVPPVPQPQGQGQPPGLGMQGLTPQQPLFQRQGLQQTQQQQQTAALVRQLQQQLSNTQTQQSSNPFGRY; the protein is encoded by the exons TGTGCCTATTACGCTGCCATTACGGAAACGAAGGTGAAGAAGCGACACGTCATTGACCCCTTCAGCG AGTGGACGCAGATCATCACCAAGTTTCTCTGGGAGCAGCTGCAGAAGATCGCGGACTTCCACCGGCAGCTGCTGGCCCAGGCCTGTGGCTCTCCCTCCAGCATCATGCCCCAGGAGGTGGAGCACTCGGTGAAACAGTGGGACTACAACGAGAAGCTGGCCATGTTCATGTTCCAG GACGGGATGCTGGACCGGCACGAGTTCCTGACCTGGGTGCTCGAGTGCTTTGAGAAGATCCGGCCGGGCGAAGATGAGCTCCTGAAGCTGCTCCTGCCCCTCCTCCTGCAG TATTCCAGCGAGTTTGTGCAGTCGGCCTACTTGTCCCGGCGCCTGGCGTACTTCTGCACCCGCCGCCTGGCGATTCTGCTGGAGGCCAGCGGTGGGCACCCGGCTCACCACCTCCCCTCCCAGGCGGCCCCTGCACTGCCCTCCACCCCGACCCCCCAGCCAGCCCCAGGAAACCCCTCCGCCAGCCCCTTCAGCGACCTGCTCCTCTGCCCCCAGCACCGTCCGGTGGTCTTCGGGCTCAGCTGCATCCTCCAG AGTATTGTCCTGTGTTGTCCGAGCGCCCTGGTCTGGCATTACTCGCTCACTGACAGCAGGATCAAGACGGGCTCCCCCCTCGACCACCTGCCCATTGCCCCCTCGAACCTGCCCATGCCAGGGGTCAACGCCAGCTTCATACAGCAG GTCCGAGCGAGGCTGAGGGAGACGGAGCAGCAGATCAAGGAGCGTGGCCAAGCCGTGGAAGTGCGCTGGTCCTTCGACAAATGCCAGGAAGCCACCGCAG ggttcacCATCAGCCGCGTGCTCCACACTCTGGAGGTCCTTGACAGCCACAGCTTCGAGCGTTCGGACTTCAGTAACTCCCTCGACTCCCTCTACAACAGGATATTCGGGGGAGGGCCGAGCAAGGACAGCCATGAG ATCTCCCCCGATGACGATGCCGTGGTGGCCCTGCTTTGCGAGTGGGCCGTGAGCCACAAGCGGTCCGGGCGGCACCGGGCGATGGTGGTGGCCAAGCTGCTGGAGAAGCGGCAGTCCGAGATCGAGGCCGAG CGCTGCGGCGACTCGGAGGTGGTGGACGAAAAGGGCTCCATCTCGTCGGGTTCCCTGTCGGCCATGAGCGCCCCCGTCTTCCAGGAGGTCCTCATGCAGTTCCTGGACACCCAGGCCCCCATGCTGA CTGACCCCAGCAGCGAGGACGAGCGGGCCGAGTTCTTCAACCTGGTGCTGCTCTTCTGCGAGCTGATCCGCCACGACGTCTTCTCGCCCAACATGTACATGTGCGCCCTGATCTCGCGAGGCGACCTGGCCATCGACCACGGCCCCCGCCCCGCCTCCCCCTTTGACGACGCTGCGGAGGACCAGCACCACGACCGGAAGGAGCGCGACGGCGGCCACGGCATCAAGATGGAg GATGCCAGCCTCTCGGAGTGCCACATGGACATCGACCACAATTCCAGTGCCATCTTTGACGACATGGAGAGG atgTTCTCCCCTTCCATGCACTGTGAGTCCAAAGCCAGCCCTTCCCCGGAGAAACTGGACCCCGAGAAGGACCGGGGGTCAGACGGGACCTTGGCCGCCCTCTACGACCAGCCTCGGCACATCCAGTACTGCACCCACTTCCCCATCCCCCAG GAAGAGTCGAGCAGCCACGAGTGCAACCAGCGCCTGGTGGTCCTTTTTGGGGTCGGGAAGCAGCGGGACGAGGCCCGGCACGCCATCAAGCGAATCGGCAAAGACATCCTGAAGGTGCTCAACCGGAAAAGCACGGCGGAGACAGGTTGGTGGGGCCGAGGGGCCGGGAGGAAGCCGCTGCGACCCGCCGAGGTCCTCACCCCGTGCCTCCCTTGGGCAGGGGGAGAGGaagggcagaagaggaagaggagcaagCCGGAGGCCTTCCCCACCGCAGAGGACATCTTTGCCAAGTTCCAGCACCTTTCCCACTTTGACCAGCACCTCGTCACCTCTCAG GTATCTCGCAACGTTTTGGAGCAAATCACCAGCTTTGCCTTAGGGATGTCCTACCACCTGCCCCTGGTCCAGCACATCCAGTTCATCTTCGACCTGATGGAGTATTCGCTCAACATCAGCGGCCTCATCGACTTTGCCatccag CTCCTGAACGAGCTGAGCGTGGTGGAGGCCGAGTTGCTGCTCAAGTCCTCCGACCTGGTGGGCAGCTACACCACCAGCCTGTGCCTGTGCATCGTGGCCGTCCTGCGGCACTACCACTCCTGCCTTATCCTCAACCAGGACCAGATGGCCCAGGTCTTCGAAGG GCTTTGCGGGGTGGTCAAGCACGGCATGAACCGTTCAGATGGCTCCTCGGCCGAGCGCTGCATCCTGGCCTACCTCTACGACCTGTACACGTCCTGCAGCCACCTCAAGAGCAAATTTGGGGAGCTCTTCAG CGACTTCTGCTCCAAGGTGAAGAACACCATCTACTGCAACGTGGAGCCCTCGGACTCGAACATGCTGTGGGAGCCGCTGTTCATGATCGACACCATCGAGAACCCCTCGGCCCACAACTTCACCTACACCAACCTGGGCAAGAGCCTGGCAGACAACCCGGCCAACCGCTACAGCTTCGTCTGCAACGCCCTGATGCACGTCTGTGTGGGGCACCACGACCCGGACCg GGTCAACGACATTGCCATCCTGTGTGCGGAACTGACCGGCTACTGCAAGCTGCTAAGTGCGGAGTGGCTGGGGGTGCTGAAGGCCCTGTGCTGCTCCTCCAACAACGGGACGTGCGGCTTCAACGACCTCCTGTGCAACGTGGAC GTGAGTGACCTGTCCTTCCACGACTCCCTGGCGACCTTCGTGGCCATCCTCATCGCCCGCCAGTGTCTGCTCCTGGAGGATCTGATCCGCTGCGCGGccattccctccctcctcaaCGCAG CCTGCAGTGAACAGGACTCGGAGCCCGGGGCCCGCCTGACCTGCCGCATCCTGCTCCACCTCTTCAAGACCCCGCAGCTGAATCCCTGCCAGCAGGACAGCA GTAAACCCTCGGTGGGCATCCGCTCGTCCTGCGACCGGCACCTGCTGGCTGCTTCCCAGAATCGCATCGTGGACGGGGCCGTCTTTGCAGTGCTGAAGGCCGTCTTTGTCCTGG GGGATGCCGAACTGAAAGGTTCCGGCTTTTCCCACCCGGGAGGGGTAGACGATCTCCTGGAGGACGACAAGAAACCGGCCGGCCGGATGGTGTCTATCGAGACGGCCAGCCTGGATGTTTACGCCAAGTACGTCCTCAGGAGCATCTGCCAGCAG GAATGGGTGGGCGAGCGGTGCCTGAAGTCCTTGTGCGAGGACAGCAACGACCTGCAGGATCCGGTCCTGAGCAGCACACAGGCCCAGCGGTTGATGCAGCTGATCTGCTACCCTCACCGGTTGCTGGACAGCGAGGAGGGCGAGAACCCCCAGCGGCAGAGGATCAAGCGCATTTTGCAG AACCTGGACCAGTGGACGATGCGCCAGTCGCTGCTCGAACTGCAGCTCATGATCAAGCAGACGGCCAGCAAT CAGGAGATGAATTCCCTCCTGGAGAACATCGCCAAGGCCACCATCGAGGTCTTCCAGCAGTCGGCCGAGACCAACGGCATCGTCAGCCTGGGCAGCTGCCCCAACCTCATGCCCGCCAACCCCAAAGCCAAGCCAGTCCTTAG ctCCTTGGAACGTTCCGGGGTGTGGCTGGTGGCGCCCCTGATCGCCAAGCTCCCCACCTCTGTCCAGGGCTACGTGCTGAAGGCCGCGGGGGACGAGCTGGAGAAGGGGCAGCACCTGGGGTCCTCCTCCCGCAAGGAGAGGGACCGGCAGAAGCAGAAGAG CATGACCCTCCTGAGCCAGCAGCCCTTCCTCTCCCTGGTCCTCACCTGCCTGAAGGGTCAAGACGAGCAGCGCGAGGGGCTCCTGACCTCCCTCTACAGCCAGGTCCAGCAG ATTGTGACCAACTGGCGGGAGGACCAGTACCAGGACGACTGCAAGGCCAAGCAGCTGATGCACGAGGCCCTGAAGCTGCGACTGAACCTG GTGGGGGGCATGTTCGACACGGTGCAGCGCAGCACCCAGCAGACCACGGAGTGGGCAGTGCTTCTCCTGGACATCATCAGCAGCGGCACGGTGGACATGCAGTCGAACAA CGAGCTCTTCACCACCGTCCTGGACATGCTGAGCGTCCTGATCAACGGCACTCTGGCTGCGGACATGTCCAGCATCTCCCAGGGGAGCATGGAGGAGAACAAGCGGGCCTACATGAACCTGGTCAAGAAGCTGCGG AAGGAGCTGGGGGACCGGCAGTCGGAGAGCCTGGAGAAGGTGCGGCAGCTGCTGCCGCTGCCGAAACAGACCCGGGACGTGATCACCTGCGAGCCACAGGGCTCCCTCATCGACACCAAGGGCAACAAGATCGCCGGCTTCGACTCCATCTTCAAGAAGGAG GGCCTGCAGGTCTCCACCAAGCAGAAGATCTCCCCCTGGGACCTCTTTGAGGGCCTGAAGCACTCCGCCCCGCTCTCCTGGGGCTGGTTCGGGACGGTGCGGGTGGACCGCAAGGTGTCGcgcttcgaggagcagcagcgcctgCTCCTCTACCACACCCACCTGAAGCCCAAGCCCCGCAGCTACTACCTGGAGCCCCTGCCCctgccccccgaggaggaggagcCCCCCACCCCGGTGGCCCTGGAGCCCGAGAAGAAGGTGGCCGAGCCGGCCAAGGCGGAGAAGGGCAGCGCCGGGACCGGAGGCTCTGCGGCAGAACCCAAGAGCAAGAGCAAGGCCAAGAGCAAGAAGCGGGCGCAGTCGGCCAGCAAGAACGAG GAGTACCCCATGAACGCGGTCCGGGGCGTTTCCTACGGTGCCGGCAACGACCTCCTGCACCACCAGCCAGGAAGCTCCATGTCCCGGCTGGCCTACGTGCAGCCTCCGGTGGGCCTCTACGCCCAGAACCAGCCCCTCCCGGCAG GCGGACCTCGGTTGGACACGTCGTACCGGCCGGTGCGCATGCCCATTGGCAAGCTGGTGCCCAACCGTCTCCCCTACGCGGCGGTGCTGCCCACGGGGATGGGCATGCTGGCCATGGAGCCTTCCTACAAGACCGCCGTCTACCGGCAgcagcag cccccccctcctGTGCCCGGGGGGCAGCTCCTGCGCCAGCAGCTGCAGGCCAAGCTG CAGAGCCAGGGGATCCTGGGGCAGCCGGCCGTGCGCCAGATGCCTCCCACTCCGGCCTATGGAACTGGGCAGCCAGCGCAG GGCTACACCTCCTAT GGGGTGCCCCACCTGGGCCTCCAGCAGCACCCCTCCCAGGCCAGCCCCATGGTGCCCGCCACCTACTCCGGCCAGAGCTACCAGAACAGCCACCCCAGCGCCAACCCCGCCTTCATCGATGCCGTCCGGTCCATGCAGAGGCCCAGCGGATACGTGCACCAGCAGGCCCCCGCCTACGGCCACGCCCTGAACGCCGCACAGAG GTTCCCCCACCAGCCGATGCAGCAGCCGGCCCTGATGGGCAGCCTCAGCCACCTGAGCACGCAAGGGGTCCCCACGGgggtccggcccagccagcttcTGCCCgaccagcagcagcaacaacagcagcaacaacagcaacagcaacagcagcaatacctgaggcagcaacagcagcagcagctgctccGG cagcagcagcagcagcaggcccCCCCTCCACAGCCCCAGCCCCAACAGCCCCCGCCAGCCCCCCAGCAGCCCCCGCCGGTGCCCCCCGTCCCTCAGCCCCAAGGCCAGGGCCAGCCACCCGGACTGGGCATGCAGGGCCTGACTCCTCAGCAACCCCTG TTCCAGCGTCAAGGCCTCCAGCagacccagcagcagcagcagacggCGGCCTTGGTCCGGCAGCTCCAGCAGCAGCTCTCCA ataCGCAGACCCAACAGAGCAGCAACCCTTTCGGACGGTATTGA